The following coding sequences lie in one Paraburkholderia largidicola genomic window:
- the proP gene encoding glycine betaine/L-proline transporter ProP — translation MSQSQARIASRDSSSPSLTLDDITIVDHSLLKRAVGAMALGNAMEWFDFGVYSYIAVTLGKVFFPSSSPSAQLIATFGTFAAAFLVRPIGGMVFGPLGDRIGRQRVLAMTMIMMAVGTFAIGLIPSYGSIGILAPALLLVARLVQGFSTGGEYGGAATFIAEFATDRRRGFAGSFLEFGTLVGYILGAGTVAVLTATLSQEALLSWGWRVPFFIAGPLGLVGLYIRMKLEETPAFKKEAEAREADELSRPKQSFVELLAQQWKPLLLCVGLVLIFNVTDYMALSYLPSYLSATLHFNESHGLFLVLLVMVLMMPMTLYAGHLSDKIGRKPVMLLGCVGLFVLSIPALLLIRVGTVLPVFSGLLILGTLLSTFTGVMPSSLPALFPTKIRYGALAIGFNVSVSLFGGTTPLVAAWLVDSTGDAMMPAYYLMGASIIGIVSVLALRETSCKPLLGSGPCVATHAEAMSLVRGAQRARAGKKRLAIVRERA, via the coding sequence TTGAGCCAATCGCAAGCGCGCATCGCAAGCCGCGATTCTTCAAGCCCGTCGCTCACGCTCGACGACATCACGATCGTCGACCACAGCCTGCTGAAACGTGCCGTCGGCGCCATGGCGCTCGGCAACGCCATGGAATGGTTCGATTTCGGCGTGTACAGCTATATCGCTGTCACGCTCGGCAAAGTGTTCTTCCCGTCGAGCAGTCCGTCCGCGCAGTTGATCGCGACCTTCGGCACGTTCGCCGCCGCGTTCCTCGTGCGCCCCATCGGCGGCATGGTGTTTGGCCCGCTCGGCGACCGCATCGGCCGTCAGCGCGTGCTCGCGATGACGATGATCATGATGGCCGTCGGCACCTTCGCGATCGGCCTGATTCCGAGCTACGGCTCGATCGGCATACTCGCGCCCGCGCTGCTGCTCGTTGCGCGTCTGGTGCAGGGCTTTTCGACGGGCGGCGAGTATGGCGGCGCCGCCACCTTCATCGCCGAGTTTGCGACGGATCGCCGCCGTGGCTTTGCAGGCAGTTTCCTCGAATTCGGCACGCTGGTCGGCTATATCCTCGGCGCCGGCACGGTTGCCGTGCTGACGGCGACGCTGTCGCAGGAAGCGCTGCTGTCGTGGGGCTGGCGTGTGCCGTTCTTCATCGCGGGTCCGCTGGGTCTGGTCGGCCTGTATATCCGGATGAAGCTCGAAGAAACGCCCGCCTTCAAGAAGGAAGCGGAAGCGCGTGAAGCGGACGAATTGTCCCGTCCGAAGCAGAGCTTCGTCGAACTGCTCGCGCAGCAATGGAAGCCGCTGCTGCTGTGCGTCGGCCTCGTACTGATCTTCAACGTGACCGATTACATGGCGTTGTCGTATCTGCCGAGCTATCTGTCGGCGACGCTGCACTTCAACGAATCGCACGGCCTGTTCCTCGTGCTGCTCGTGATGGTGCTGATGATGCCGATGACGCTCTACGCGGGTCACCTGTCGGACAAGATCGGCCGCAAGCCCGTCATGCTGCTCGGCTGCGTGGGTCTGTTCGTGCTGTCGATTCCCGCGCTGCTGCTGATCCGTGTCGGCACGGTGCTGCCTGTGTTCAGCGGCCTGCTGATTCTCGGCACGCTGCTGTCGACGTTCACGGGTGTCATGCCGTCGTCACTGCCCGCACTCTTCCCAACGAAGATCCGTTACGGCGCGCTCGCGATCGGCTTCAATGTGTCAGTGTCGCTGTTCGGTGGCACCACGCCGCTGGTTGCTGCATGGCTCGTAGACAGTACCGGTGACGCGATGATGCCCGCCTACTACCTGATGGGCGCATCGATCATCGGTATCGTGTCGGTGCTCGCGCTGCGCGAGACTTCATGCAAGCCGTTGCTCGGCTCGGGTCCCTGCGTGGCGACCCACGCGGAAGCGATGAGCCTCGTTCGCGGGGCCCAGCGTGCTCGCGCTGGGAAGAAGCGGCTGGCGATAGTGCGGGAGCGTGCGTAG
- the dkgB gene encoding 2,5-didehydrogluconate reductase DkgB, translated as MSHIPAFGLGTFRLQGQVVIDSVRNGLELGYRTIDTAQIYGNEAEVGEAIAASGVARNELFLTTKIWVDNYSRSKLVPSLKDSLTKLRTDHVDLTLIHWPAPDNGVPLEEFMSALADAKAQGLTRQIGISNFNIELTKQAIAVVGKDSIATNQIELSPYLQNRKLVEFLSEQGIHVTSYMTLAYGKVLKDPVIGAIAKRHDATPAQVALAWALQLGYAVIPSSTKRENLASNLLAQQLKLTDDDMAQIAALERNGREVSPAGLAPVWD; from the coding sequence ATGAGTCACATTCCGGCATTCGGTCTCGGTACATTTCGGCTGCAAGGCCAGGTCGTCATCGATTCGGTGCGCAACGGCCTCGAACTGGGCTATCGCACCATCGACACCGCGCAGATCTACGGCAATGAAGCCGAAGTCGGCGAAGCGATCGCCGCTTCGGGCGTTGCGCGCAACGAGTTGTTTCTGACGACGAAAATCTGGGTCGACAACTACTCGCGCAGCAAACTCGTCCCGAGCCTCAAGGACAGCCTGACGAAGTTGCGCACCGATCACGTCGACCTGACACTGATCCATTGGCCCGCACCGGACAACGGCGTGCCGCTCGAAGAATTCATGAGCGCGCTCGCGGATGCAAAGGCGCAAGGGCTCACGCGCCAGATCGGCATTTCGAACTTCAACATCGAACTGACGAAGCAGGCCATTGCAGTGGTCGGCAAAGACAGCATCGCGACCAATCAGATCGAACTGAGTCCGTATCTGCAGAACCGCAAGCTCGTCGAATTCCTCTCCGAACAAGGCATTCATGTCACGTCGTACATGACACTCGCCTACGGCAAGGTGCTGAAGGACCCGGTTATCGGCGCAATCGCAAAACGGCACGACGCCACGCCGGCGCAAGTCGCGCTCGCCTGGGCGCTGCAACTGGGCTATGCGGTGATTCCGTCATCGACGAAGCGCGAGAACCTCGCCAGCAACCTGCTCGCGCAACAGCTGAAGCTCACAGACGACGACATGGCGCAGATCGCAGCCCTCGAACGCAATGGCCGCGAAGTCAGCCCCGCCGGTCTCGCGCCTGTCTGGGACTAA
- a CDS encoding alkene reductase produces the protein MKNDPLFEPLTLGALTLPNRIVMPPMTRSRASQPGDEANDLMAAYYAQRASAGLIVSEGTYISPLAKGYAWTPGIHTQAQIDGWRKVTTAVHEAGGRIFAQLWHVGRLSHTSLLGGEQPVSSSAIQAQGVNVFIASDGSNVPGFVQASAPRALSTTEIADVVGQYRDAARNAMLAGFDGVELHAANGYLVNQFIDSEANHRTDEYGGSLENRLRFLDDVTRALIDGTGDAQRVGIRLAPLTTLNGCVDADPETTYIAAAKLLGEIGVAYIHIAEADWDDAPHMPVEFKQRIRQAYPGTLIYAGKYTAERAREAIAAGWADLIAFGRPFVANPDLPQRLRSGADLATHHRDTLFGGDARGLTDYPALTGTND, from the coding sequence ATGAAGAACGACCCGCTTTTCGAACCCCTCACGCTTGGCGCGCTCACCCTTCCCAACCGGATCGTGATGCCGCCGATGACGCGCTCGCGCGCCAGCCAGCCCGGCGACGAAGCCAACGATCTGATGGCCGCCTACTATGCGCAACGCGCAAGCGCCGGTCTGATCGTCAGCGAAGGCACCTACATTTCGCCGCTCGCGAAAGGCTATGCATGGACGCCCGGCATTCACACGCAGGCGCAGATAGACGGCTGGCGCAAGGTCACGACGGCTGTCCACGAAGCGGGCGGCCGCATCTTTGCGCAGTTGTGGCATGTCGGCAGATTGAGCCATACGAGCCTGCTCGGCGGCGAACAGCCGGTGTCGTCATCCGCGATTCAGGCACAGGGCGTCAACGTGTTCATAGCGAGCGACGGCAGCAACGTGCCTGGCTTCGTGCAGGCATCGGCGCCGCGCGCGCTGAGCACGACGGAAATCGCCGATGTGGTCGGGCAGTATCGGGACGCGGCGCGCAACGCGATGCTCGCGGGCTTCGACGGCGTCGAACTGCATGCGGCCAACGGCTACCTCGTCAATCAGTTCATCGATTCCGAAGCGAATCACCGCACGGATGAATACGGTGGATCGCTGGAGAATCGCCTGCGGTTTCTGGACGACGTCACGCGTGCGCTGATCGACGGAACGGGCGACGCGCAGCGCGTCGGCATCCGGCTCGCGCCGCTGACCACGCTGAACGGATGCGTCGATGCGGACCCGGAAACGACCTACATCGCAGCCGCGAAGCTGCTCGGCGAAATCGGCGTTGCGTACATCCATATCGCGGAAGCCGATTGGGACGATGCGCCGCATATGCCCGTCGAGTTCAAGCAGCGCATCCGGCAAGCCTATCCGGGCACGCTGATCTATGCGGGGAAATACACGGCGGAGCGTGCTCGCGAAGCCATCGCCGCAGGTTGGGCCGATCTCATTGCATTTGGCCGCCCCTTCGTTGCGAATCCCGATCTGCCGCAGCGTCTGCGCAGTGGGGCTGATCTTGCCACGCATCATCGCGACACGCTGTTTGGCGGCGACGCGCGAGGGCTCACGGATTATCCCGCTCTCACGGGCACGAACGACTGA
- a CDS encoding methyl-accepting chemotaxis protein, translated as MKLTDSIAFKFSAASGAALAVTVLLLTTVGALNVRHQAVDEFEQSSHARIVQADESLDVSFKEVEQNLTYLTQTAQLKAADQSVTDYLNHGGQMTPDKNGEIEKTIFALLKQFGDTHPNMRYLDIGTHWGGYVQWPIESLNGEHYDPRVRPWYQLAMTAPDRVVRPAPYLSAAGSGGAIIPFARVVKDSKDEILGVLEGDISLDDFARLTSGIQFGKTGYLLVTDSSGKILIDPREKKHEFKELKGLGGGYEQLSNGSDGLVRIEMDGVDYQSFIYTSPKNGWKYYALVPESEMMAAANRLTWTLIGMGLLVLVVAVLIMIALGRRMTDPIRNLANSMHEIASGDGDMTRRLPQLSNDEVGHLAKQFNAFVEKLHGVLLKVRTNSRHLELAASEVSAGNLDLSSRTEQQAASIQQTAASMEELAGTVRGTADQATTANAVAAGAVDAARRGNEAVAGAAKTMNAAVEQSGRIVGIVGMIEGIAFQTNILALNAAVESARAGESGRGFAVVAAEVRNLAQRSTSAAKEIKALLEASVGNVEAGAEQVNLAGKTIAELTDAVSNLATITSEIADSAREQSRAIGEVNQAVSLMDQSTQQNAALVEEIAATSESLSTQGKDLNATVGFFKLGA; from the coding sequence TTGAAGCTTACGGATTCGATCGCATTCAAATTCAGCGCGGCATCGGGCGCCGCGCTCGCAGTCACGGTTCTACTTCTCACGACGGTCGGCGCATTGAACGTGCGCCATCAGGCTGTCGACGAGTTCGAGCAATCCAGTCACGCCAGAATCGTCCAGGCCGACGAATCGCTCGATGTGAGCTTCAAGGAAGTCGAACAGAACCTCACGTATCTGACGCAGACGGCGCAGCTGAAAGCCGCCGACCAGAGCGTCACCGACTATCTGAACCACGGCGGCCAGATGACGCCGGACAAGAACGGCGAAATCGAAAAGACCATTTTCGCGTTGCTCAAGCAGTTCGGCGATACGCATCCCAACATGCGGTATCTCGACATCGGCACGCATTGGGGCGGCTATGTGCAATGGCCGATCGAAAGCCTGAACGGCGAGCACTACGATCCGCGCGTCAGGCCGTGGTATCAGCTGGCGATGACGGCGCCCGACCGTGTGGTGCGGCCCGCGCCTTATCTGAGCGCGGCCGGTTCCGGCGGCGCGATCATTCCGTTCGCGCGCGTCGTGAAGGACAGCAAGGACGAGATTCTCGGCGTGCTCGAAGGCGACATCTCGCTCGATGACTTCGCGCGGCTCACCAGCGGCATCCAGTTCGGCAAGACCGGCTATCTGCTCGTCACGGACAGCAGCGGAAAAATCCTGATCGATCCGCGCGAGAAGAAACACGAGTTCAAGGAACTCAAGGGCCTGGGCGGCGGATACGAACAACTGTCCAACGGCAGCGACGGGCTCGTTCGCATCGAGATGGACGGCGTCGATTATCAGTCGTTCATCTACACGTCGCCGAAGAACGGCTGGAAGTACTACGCGCTCGTGCCCGAATCGGAAATGATGGCGGCTGCCAACCGGCTCACGTGGACGTTGATCGGAATGGGGCTGCTGGTGCTCGTGGTTGCCGTGCTCATCATGATTGCACTCGGCCGCCGGATGACCGATCCCATTCGCAACCTTGCCAACTCGATGCACGAAATCGCATCCGGCGACGGTGACATGACGCGTCGTCTGCCTCAACTCAGCAACGACGAAGTCGGCCATCTCGCGAAGCAGTTCAATGCATTCGTCGAAAAGCTGCATGGCGTGCTGCTGAAGGTGAGGACGAACAGCCGTCATCTCGAACTTGCTGCGAGTGAAGTGTCGGCGGGCAATCTCGATCTGTCGTCGCGAACCGAACAACAGGCTGCGTCGATCCAGCAAACGGCGGCCAGCATGGAAGAACTGGCGGGCACGGTGCGCGGCACGGCCGATCAGGCGACGACGGCCAATGCCGTGGCTGCGGGCGCGGTGGATGCCGCGCGGCGCGGCAACGAGGCCGTCGCAGGCGCGGCGAAGACGATGAACGCGGCCGTCGAACAATCGGGCCGCATCGTCGGCATTGTCGGGATGATCGAGGGCATCGCGTTCCAGACGAACATCCTGGCGTTGAATGCGGCTGTCGAATCGGCGCGTGCAGGCGAGAGCGGTCGGGGTTTCGCTGTCGTCGCCGCCGAAGTGCGCAACCTGGCCCAGCGTTCGACCAGCGCAGCCAAAGAGATCAAGGCACTGCTGGAGGCGTCCGTCGGCAATGTCGAAGCGGGTGCCGAACAGGTCAACCTGGCGGGCAAGACGATCGCCGAACTGACGGATGCCGTTTCGAACCTGGCCACGATTACCAGCGAAATCGCCGATTCCGCACGGGAGCAAAGCCGCGCGATCGGCGAGGTGAATCAGGCAGTGTCCCTGATGGACCAGTCGACCCAGCAGAACGCGGCGCTGGTGGAAGAGATTGCCGCCACGTCCGAATCGCTCAGCACGCAAGGCAAGGATCTGAACGCGACGGTTGGGTTCTTCAAGCTGGGTGCTTGA
- a CDS encoding TetR/AcrR family transcriptional regulator: protein MSTPSTDPARATEPKRERGRLRVAAIMAAGVEVFTEKGYDAATMTEIAARSGTAIGSLYRFFPTKEALADALLLHYAQQVKNGLTELKQQVPGMSLERVADAFVDMMLLLRSQRSFAIALMDARGGSADERKRFRKVMRGGVAELLCEAMPALPAAKAKVMSVVLIHMLKAVVGIADEESSVRAALLAEMRQLVRMYLVSAAEQSGH from the coding sequence ATGAGCACACCATCGACCGACCCGGCGCGCGCCACCGAACCCAAACGCGAACGAGGGCGGCTGCGCGTCGCCGCGATCATGGCCGCGGGCGTCGAGGTATTTACGGAGAAGGGCTACGATGCCGCCACGATGACCGAGATCGCGGCGCGTTCGGGAACGGCGATCGGCTCGCTGTATCGCTTCTTTCCGACCAAGGAGGCGCTTGCCGATGCATTGCTGCTGCACTACGCGCAGCAGGTGAAGAACGGGCTGACCGAACTGAAGCAACAGGTGCCCGGCATGTCGCTGGAGCGTGTGGCCGACGCATTCGTCGACATGATGCTGTTGCTACGGTCGCAGCGCAGTTTCGCAATCGCGTTGATGGATGCGCGCGGCGGTAGCGCGGACGAACGCAAGCGCTTTCGCAAGGTCATGCGCGGCGGTGTGGCGGAACTCCTGTGCGAAGCGATGCCCGCGCTGCCCGCCGCGAAGGCGAAAGTCATGTCGGTGGTGCTGATTCACATGCTCAAGGCCGTCGTAGGCATCGCCGATGAGGAATCGTCGGTGCGAGCCGCGCTGCTCGCCGAAATGCGTCAACTCGTGCGCATGTATCTCGTCTCGGCGGCGGAGCAAAGCGGCCATTGA
- a CDS encoding SRPBCC family protein, translating into MASVSVSIDIAVSAENAWSVVGDFDGLPRWLELIRSSRLSDGGRVRHLEAVNGLSIVERLLDHSDQNLQYLYTILEGPDPVADYTASMSLRRIDAHRTTVTWASRFEPNDPNEAESLTAHYRSLYLAGLTRLKAVLEASSR; encoded by the coding sequence ATGGCAAGCGTTAGCGTATCGATAGACATTGCTGTATCAGCAGAAAATGCGTGGTCCGTGGTCGGCGACTTCGACGGTTTGCCACGCTGGCTCGAACTCATTCGCTCGTCGCGGCTGTCGGACGGTGGACGGGTTCGACATCTCGAAGCAGTGAACGGATTGTCGATCGTCGAAAGGCTGCTCGATCACAGCGATCAGAACCTGCAATACCTTTACACGATCCTCGAAGGTCCGGACCCTGTGGCGGATTACACCGCGTCGATGTCGTTGCGCAGGATCGACGCGCATCGCACCACGGTGACATGGGCGAGCCGCTTCGAGCCAAACGACCCGAACGAGGCGGAGTCGCTCACCGCACACTATCGGAGCCTGTATCTGGCGGGGCTGACGCGCCTCAAGGCGGTGCTGGAAGCGAGCAGCCGCTGA
- a CDS encoding AraC family transcriptional regulator, whose translation MTTPLIRPELVLSSDGPFLAAAELTQRESRATSSHSHARGQLMGALSGLVSVGVNRQQWVVPAIHAIWIPPHCEHSVRSHGPFSGWSVFIAEQRCAALPPEPRAIRTTPLLRAAVRRAASWDGMQLDAQQARIADVILDELAASKAESLGLPAPEDARLARITDALARDLSDSRRLEEWAEWAGLSPRTLSRRFSAETGMSFAQWRAQARLLRALELVAEGISVTTIALELGYDNVSAFIDMFKRATGTTPGRYAAAKPGLTDDEAGP comes from the coding sequence ATGACCACTCCGCTGATTCGTCCCGAACTCGTCCTGTCGTCGGATGGGCCTTTTCTGGCTGCCGCCGAACTCACGCAACGCGAGTCACGCGCGACGTCGTCGCACAGCCATGCGCGCGGGCAGTTGATGGGCGCGCTGAGCGGCCTCGTTTCGGTCGGCGTGAACCGTCAGCAATGGGTCGTGCCCGCGATTCACGCGATCTGGATTCCGCCGCACTGCGAGCATTCGGTGCGCTCGCACGGGCCGTTCTCGGGGTGGAGTGTGTTCATCGCGGAGCAACGGTGCGCGGCGCTGCCGCCCGAGCCTCGCGCAATCCGCACCACGCCGCTGCTGCGCGCCGCCGTCAGACGCGCGGCAAGCTGGGACGGCATGCAACTCGACGCGCAGCAGGCGCGCATCGCGGACGTGATACTCGATGAGCTGGCGGCATCGAAAGCCGAATCGCTCGGACTGCCCGCGCCTGAAGACGCGCGGCTCGCGCGCATCACGGATGCGCTCGCCCGCGATCTGTCCGATTCGCGCCGCCTCGAAGAATGGGCCGAATGGGCCGGGCTGTCGCCGCGCACGTTGAGCCGAAGGTTCAGCGCGGAAACGGGGATGAGCTTCGCGCAGTGGCGCGCGCAGGCACGCTTGCTGCGCGCGCTGGAACTCGTCGCCGAAGGCATCAGCGTGACGACCATCGCGCTCGAACTGGGCTACGACAACGTGAGCGCGTTTATCGACATGTTCAAGCGGGCGACGGGCACCACGCCGGGACGCTATGCCGCCGCGAAGCCGGGACTCACCGACGACGAGGCCGGGCCGTGA
- a CDS encoding DJ-1/PfpI family protein produces MHIAILTFEGFNELDSLIALGILNRIRKPDWRVSIATPHARVKSMNGVVIEGQIALHEANAADAVIVGSGVMTRNVVADQTLMAQMQFDPSRQLLGAQCSGTLILAKLGLLDGVPACTDLTTKPWVEEAGVDVLNQPFVARGNVATAGGCLASQYLAAWIIARFEGVDAAASAMHHVAPVGEKDEYVARAMRNITPFLQETNAAV; encoded by the coding sequence ATGCACATCGCGATTCTCACTTTCGAAGGCTTCAACGAACTCGATTCGCTGATTGCGCTCGGCATTCTCAACCGGATCAGGAAGCCGGACTGGCGCGTGTCGATTGCGACGCCGCATGCGCGCGTGAAGTCGATGAACGGCGTGGTGATCGAAGGGCAGATCGCGCTGCACGAGGCGAATGCTGCGGATGCAGTGATCGTTGGTAGTGGCGTGATGACGCGAAACGTCGTCGCCGATCAAACGTTGATGGCGCAGATGCAATTCGATCCGTCACGGCAACTGCTGGGCGCGCAATGCTCGGGGACGCTCATTCTGGCGAAGCTCGGGCTGCTCGACGGCGTGCCCGCGTGCACGGACCTGACGACGAAACCGTGGGTCGAGGAAGCCGGTGTAGACGTGCTGAATCAGCCGTTCGTCGCACGCGGCAACGTCGCGACTGCGGGCGGATGTCTTGCGTCCCAGTATCTGGCTGCGTGGATCATTGCGCGCTTCGAAGGCGTCGATGCCGCTGCGAGCGCGATGCATCACGTCGCGCCTGTCGGCGAAAAGGACGAGTACGTCGCGCGGGCGATGCGCAATATCACGCCTTTTCTGCAAGAGACGAACGCGGCCGTATAA
- a CDS encoding quinone oxidoreductase family protein: MKAAVVTQAGQMPVYAEFDAPVAEAGHVLIDVEASALSHVTRAKASGAHYSATGRFPFVAGIDGVGRREDGKRVYFFGPKEPAGGLAQRTLVPEAQCFIIPETLDPVTAAAMAIPGMSSWAALTERAKFVAGETVLINGATGASGRLAVQIAKHRGAANVIATGRHPQTLSELKALGADHVVSLDQDEAALHRAVESHFRAGVDVVLDYLWGPSAQALLTGAARSLPDGYPMRFVQIGSIGGATLELPGAVLRASAISLLGSGIGSVPFERLLLAISEVLHAALAARLDIATQAVPLAELATHWQADAGRARTVFTMRP, from the coding sequence ATGAAAGCGGCCGTCGTTACGCAAGCGGGTCAGATGCCCGTCTACGCCGAGTTCGATGCGCCCGTGGCCGAAGCGGGTCACGTGCTGATCGATGTCGAAGCTTCCGCGTTGAGTCACGTGACGCGCGCGAAGGCGTCCGGCGCGCATTACTCCGCGACGGGACGTTTTCCGTTCGTTGCGGGCATCGACGGCGTTGGCCGCCGCGAAGACGGCAAGCGTGTCTATTTCTTCGGGCCGAAGGAGCCAGCGGGCGGTCTCGCGCAGCGCACGCTCGTGCCGGAAGCGCAATGCTTCATCATTCCCGAGACGCTCGATCCCGTTACGGCCGCAGCGATGGCGATTCCGGGCATGTCGTCGTGGGCGGCGCTCACTGAACGCGCGAAGTTCGTGGCGGGCGAGACGGTGCTCATCAATGGCGCGACGGGTGCGTCGGGACGACTGGCAGTGCAGATCGCGAAGCACCGGGGCGCGGCGAACGTGATCGCGACGGGGCGTCATCCGCAGACGCTCAGCGAGTTGAAGGCGCTCGGCGCCGACCATGTCGTTTCGCTCGATCAGGACGAAGCGGCGCTGCATCGCGCGGTCGAGTCTCATTTCCGCGCGGGCGTCGATGTGGTGCTCGACTACCTGTGGGGACCGAGTGCGCAAGCGTTGCTGACGGGCGCGGCCCGTTCGCTGCCCGACGGCTACCCGATGCGCTTCGTGCAGATCGGCTCGATTGGCGGCGCGACGCTCGAATTGCCGGGCGCCGTGCTGCGCGCGTCGGCGATCAGCTTGCTTGGCAGCGGCATTGGTAGCGTTCCGTTCGAACGTTTGCTGCTTGCAATCAGCGAGGTGCTGCACGCTGCGTTGGCGGCTCGTCTGGACATCGCGACTCAGGCAGTTCCGCTCGCTGAGCTGGCAACGCATTGGCAGGCCGATGCAGGGCGGGCGCGGACTGTGTTCACGATGCGGCCGTGA
- a CDS encoding PLP-dependent aminotransferase family protein, which produces MAQPRYKELVDTLAADIRSGRLRAGTRLPTHRQLASAHGLALVTATRVYAELAAMGLVSGETGRGTFVREISLPPRQGIDQFALAAGMVDLNFNYPALPGQADLLRSALRQLAASGDLESLLRYQPHGGRQHERAAVARHLASRGLKVGWEQVSLVNGAQAGLAATVMALLGPGDVVAVDTLTYPGFKVLAEACRLELAPIQASGQGFDLDALERLCRTRRVRAVYVMPTLHNPLGWVTGAQWRRQLVSIARRHGLLIIEDAAYAFLADTPPAPLAALAPETAVYVSGFSKNIATGLRVGFVVASAESMKAIERIIRATTWNTPGVMTSIACAWLDDGTVERLEAEKRRDAKIRQSMAAEILAGLNCVRHPSSYFVWLPLSDEVRADQVAAALMREQISVSTAEPYATSHHVPHAVRLALGSVELDVLRESLETVRRVISGYAY; this is translated from the coding sequence ATGGCTCAGCCCCGGTACAAGGAACTCGTCGATACGCTCGCCGCGGATATCCGCTCGGGACGCCTGCGCGCCGGCACGCGCCTGCCGACCCATCGGCAGCTCGCGTCGGCGCACGGCCTCGCGCTCGTCACGGCAACGCGGGTCTACGCCGAGCTCGCGGCGATGGGTCTCGTCAGCGGCGAGACGGGGCGCGGCACGTTCGTGCGGGAAATCTCGTTGCCGCCCAGACAGGGCATCGATCAGTTCGCGCTCGCGGCGGGCATGGTCGACCTCAACTTCAACTATCCGGCGCTGCCCGGCCAGGCCGATCTGTTGCGCAGCGCGTTGCGCCAGCTTGCCGCATCCGGCGATCTCGAAAGCCTGCTTCGTTATCAGCCGCATGGCGGACGCCAGCACGAACGCGCGGCGGTGGCGCGTCATCTGGCGAGCAGGGGACTGAAAGTCGGTTGGGAACAGGTATCGCTCGTGAATGGCGCGCAAGCGGGCCTGGCCGCAACCGTGATGGCGTTGCTCGGCCCCGGCGACGTGGTCGCAGTGGACACGTTGACGTACCCGGGTTTCAAGGTGCTGGCCGAGGCCTGTCGCCTGGAGCTGGCGCCGATCCAGGCGAGCGGGCAAGGATTCGACCTCGACGCGCTCGAACGATTGTGCAGGACCCGGCGCGTGCGCGCCGTGTACGTGATGCCGACGCTGCACAATCCGCTCGGTTGGGTGACGGGCGCGCAATGGCGCAGGCAACTCGTATCGATTGCGCGCCGGCATGGGCTATTGATCATCGAAGACGCGGCGTACGCGTTTCTCGCCGACACGCCGCCCGCGCCGCTCGCCGCGCTTGCGCCGGAAACGGCCGTGTACGTGTCCGGCTTTTCGAAGAACATTGCCACCGGGTTGCGGGTGGGGTTTGTCGTGGCGTCCGCTGAATCGATGAAAGCCATCGAGCGGATCATCCGGGCGACGACGTGGAATACGCCCGGCGTGATGACGTCGATCGCATGCGCGTGGCTCGACGATGGCACCGTCGAGCGGCTGGAAGCGGAGAAGCGCCGCGACGCGAAGATCCGGCAATCGATGGCCGCCGAGATTCTCGCAGGCCTGAATTGCGTTCGTCACCCGTCGTCGTATTTCGTCTGGCTGCCGTTGTCGGACGAAGTGCGCGCTGACCAGGTTGCCGCGGCGCTCATGCGCGAACAGATCTCAGTGTCGACAGCCGAGCCTTACGCGACTTCGCATCATGTGCCGCATGCCGTCCGCCTTGCGTTGGGTTCCGTCGAACTGGATGTGCTGCGTGAATCGCTGGAGACGGTCAGGCGGGTGATAAGCGGATACGCGTATTGA